The following are encoded together in the Naumannella cuiyingiana genome:
- a CDS encoding FAD-dependent oxidoreductase — MIDAVIVGGGPGGMLAAYLLARAGLRVTLLEGHGDFDRDFRGDSLHPWTLELMGRLGLADRLLALPHFRAERFRMHTPAGTVITTDYGSLDSPFPYVALMPQVRFLDFLAGEAASLPGFELITGARVRELIIDEDETVRGVRWREKGQPRELRARLVIGADGRFSKLRTLSGLPVTELGASTDLLWFRLPRRPDDPPEADVDLYFGKRAYVGLLGGVEDWQLGITVPKGGYAAARAAGVAPIRGFLGEHLPWLGDRIGLLTGFDQVTLLSVELKRLDRWHRPGLLLIGDAAHVISPVGGNGILMALQDAVAAANRLVPPLRATGPVDEGPLAAVQADREAAIERVQAAQATIERRAAAARERGRPLVPGRLLRMITALPGVRRRSAVSNGYGPFPPSLGDWFD, encoded by the coding sequence ATGATCGATGCGGTGATCGTCGGCGGCGGTCCGGGCGGCATGTTGGCGGCGTACCTGCTCGCGCGGGCGGGGCTGCGGGTCACCCTGCTGGAGGGTCACGGCGATTTCGATCGCGACTTCCGGGGCGATTCCCTGCACCCGTGGACGCTGGAGCTGATGGGCCGGCTCGGGCTCGCGGACCGGCTGCTCGCGCTGCCGCACTTCCGGGCCGAACGGTTCCGGATGCACACGCCGGCCGGCACGGTGATCACCACCGACTACGGGTCCCTGGACTCCCCCTTTCCCTACGTCGCGTTGATGCCGCAGGTGCGGTTCCTCGACTTCCTGGCGGGCGAGGCCGCGAGCCTGCCCGGCTTCGAGTTGATCACCGGCGCCCGGGTGCGGGAGTTGATCATCGACGAGGACGAGACGGTACGCGGGGTGCGCTGGCGGGAGAAGGGGCAGCCCCGGGAGTTGCGCGCCCGGCTGGTGATCGGCGCCGATGGCCGGTTCTCGAAACTGCGAACGCTGTCCGGGCTGCCGGTGACCGAGCTCGGCGCGAGCACGGACCTGTTGTGGTTCCGGCTGCCGCGGCGTCCCGACGACCCGCCGGAGGCCGATGTCGATCTGTACTTCGGCAAGCGTGCCTATGTGGGCCTGCTCGGCGGGGTCGAGGACTGGCAGCTCGGCATCACCGTGCCGAAGGGCGGGTACGCCGCGGCACGCGCGGCCGGGGTCGCACCGATCCGCGGCTTCCTCGGCGAGCACCTGCCGTGGTTGGGCGACCGGATCGGCCTGCTCACCGGATTCGACCAGGTCACGCTGCTGTCGGTCGAGCTGAAGCGGCTCGACCGCTGGCACCGACCGGGGTTGCTGCTGATCGGCGATGCCGCGCACGTGATCTCGCCGGTCGGCGGCAACGGCATCCTGATGGCGCTGCAGGACGCGGTCGCCGCCGCGAACCGGCTGGTGCCGCCGCTGCGTGCGACGGGCCCCGTGGACGAGGGTCCGCTGGCCGCGGTGCAGGCCGATCGCGAGGCGGCGATCGAGCGGGTGCAGGCGGCCCAGGCGACGATCGAGCGACGCGCAGCGGCCGCCCGCGAGCGCGGGCGGCCGCTGGTGCCGGGTCGGCTGTTGCGGATGATCACCGCGCTGCCCGGGGTACGCCGTCGCTCGGCGGTCTCCAACGGCTACGGGCCGTTCCCGCCGAGCCTCGGCGACTGGTTCGACTGA
- a CDS encoding DMT family transporter, with protein sequence MDPTILGDSTNLAWAVLVVSGMLEAVWATALGEVRGIRRPAPLIIFVLAVIASMAGLMYAMLHIPTGTAYAVWVGIGAVLTVVIAIVRGTERATLARILLLIGLVGCVVGLKAVS encoded by the coding sequence ATGGATCCGACAATCCTTGGTGATTCGACAAACCTGGCCTGGGCGGTTCTGGTCGTCTCCGGCATGTTGGAGGCGGTCTGGGCGACCGCGCTCGGCGAGGTACGCGGCATCCGCCGCCCCGCCCCCTTGATCATCTTCGTGCTGGCGGTGATCGCCAGCATGGCCGGCCTGATGTACGCCATGCTGCACATCCCGACCGGGACGGCCTATGCCGTCTGGGTCGGCATCGGCGCCGTGCTGACCGTCGTGATCGCGATCGTTCGCGGGACGGAGCGGGCCACCCTCGCGCGCATCCTGCTGCTGATCGGCCTGGTCGGCTGTGTGGTCGGGCTCAAGGCGGTGAGCTGA
- a CDS encoding helix-turn-helix domain-containing protein: MGSWTDTTRPELPAGARPLWRAVIRPERLDRTIVREVLPGAGPLAGWVEQVWSLAWSQPVPASLSALISHPTIHLTVEAGPPSERRHGHALPAELLHGVVLERFGLDLPAFGWVVGLHLVPGAIMDLTGVPAYRWTGRVVPWAAAWPGWDLTPVWDAEGPAARAQALRAVAETMIGDRVPSPDGRRARTVERLARDDRGIRTVEELAARVALSVRALQRLCRDHLGVTPRWLLRRARVLDAHELLSTTELEIAEIAHRLGWYDQAHLTRDYTKITGVPPAAQRRILETDRS, translated from the coding sequence ATGGGGTCTTGGACGGACACGACACGCCCCGAACTTCCCGCGGGTGCCCGGCCGCTGTGGCGGGCCGTGATCCGGCCCGAGCGGCTGGACCGGACGATCGTGCGCGAGGTGTTGCCGGGCGCCGGACCGCTCGCCGGTTGGGTCGAGCAGGTCTGGTCGCTCGCCTGGTCCCAGCCGGTGCCCGCCTCGCTGTCCGCGCTGATCTCGCACCCGACGATCCACCTGACCGTCGAGGCCGGGCCGCCCAGCGAGCGTCGGCACGGCCATGCGCTGCCCGCGGAACTGCTGCACGGGGTGGTGCTGGAGCGGTTCGGCCTGGACCTGCCGGCCTTCGGCTGGGTGGTCGGGCTGCACCTGGTGCCCGGCGCGATCATGGACCTGACCGGCGTCCCGGCCTACCGCTGGACCGGCCGCGTCGTCCCCTGGGCCGCGGCGTGGCCGGGCTGGGATCTGACGCCGGTCTGGGACGCGGAGGGTCCAGCGGCGCGGGCGCAGGCCCTGCGCGCGGTGGCGGAGACCATGATCGGGGACCGGGTGCCCAGCCCCGATGGGCGCCGGGCCCGCACGGTCGAACGGCTCGCCCGCGATGACCGCGGCATCCGCACCGTCGAGGAGCTGGCCGCTCGGGTTGCCCTGTCGGTACGGGCGCTGCAACGCCTGTGTCGTGATCATCTCGGCGTCACGCCGCGTTGGCTGCTGCGCCGCGCCCGGGTGCTCGATGCCCACGAGCTGCTGTCCACGACCGAGCTGGAGATCGCCGAGATCGCCCACCGGTTGGGCTGGTACGACCAGGCGCACCTCACCCGCGACTACACCAAGATCACCGGCGTCCCACCCGCCGCGCAGCGCCGCATTCTGGAAACCGACCGCAGTTGA
- a CDS encoding VOC family protein codes for MSITLNPYIVFDGNAEEAMNFYRDVFGGELTLSRYGDLPEAGFGEDEASKVMHAMLVTPDGLTLMGADQPAGMEFRPGNTSSISLSGDDEAKLRAFWEGLSDGGQVQEPLTKAPWGDTFGMCLDRFSIGWMVNIAG; via the coding sequence ATGAGCATCACCCTCAATCCCTACATCGTCTTCGACGGCAATGCCGAGGAGGCGATGAACTTCTACCGAGACGTCTTCGGCGGCGAGCTGACGCTGTCGCGCTACGGCGACCTGCCGGAGGCGGGCTTCGGCGAGGACGAGGCGAGCAAGGTCATGCACGCGATGCTGGTCACCCCCGACGGGCTGACGCTGATGGGCGCCGACCAGCCGGCGGGCATGGAGTTCCGCCCGGGCAACACGTCCTCGATCTCGCTGAGCGGCGACGACGAGGCGAAGCTGCGGGCATTCTGGGAGGGGCTGTCCGACGGCGGCCAGGTCCAGGAGCCCCTGACGAAGGCGCCGTGGGGCGACACCTTCGGGATGTGTTTGGACCGGTTCTCGATCGGCTGGATGGTGAACATCGCCGGCTGA
- a CDS encoding alpha/beta fold hydrolase, with protein sequence MRPVPKAALAACLAVAMIMIGGAGVVTAASLPLALRGAFAPPAVPQQPDADPGVPAPPAPGPTALERSPDRGHDPLPDVRPPGFRKPLADFAAYRSQRIDWRACGQFRCAEVTAPLDWDVPDAEAITLALRQRPATRTPKLGTLFINPGGPGESGTRLVEWFRATGLERYDIVGWDPRGTGGSTPVRCASAAELDELHEVDSSPDSPAEFDELVQAWRGFGKACARNSGPLLEAVTTADTAKDLDLLRELVGDEKLNYLGYSYGTIIGQAYVELFADKVGRLVLDSVAPLQADDTGQRGIGGGATQVQGFDASIGAFADWCAGRGDCGLGESREEVLGAVTDLLDRLDARPIAVGDRRLTQSLATTGILASLYQDARGWPQLALAIAGARGGDGRALLAAADSYNGRGPNGAYAPSQNAFYAINCVDASDAGVDQARADYEEAAKQAPTFGKYFGPSVTCPTWPVQAGIPVSQFHPEVPDFLVVGVTGDPATPYAWSEGYAGAQPGATLITLDGTGHTAYGRNECVNAAVVDYLVRDRVPGGGLTCR encoded by the coding sequence GTGCGCCCAGTTCCCAAGGCAGCGCTGGCCGCCTGTCTCGCGGTCGCGATGATCATGATCGGCGGGGCCGGCGTGGTCACCGCGGCGAGCCTGCCGCTGGCGCTGCGTGGCGCGTTCGCACCGCCCGCCGTGCCGCAGCAGCCGGACGCCGATCCGGGCGTACCGGCACCGCCCGCGCCGGGCCCGACCGCGCTGGAGCGTTCCCCCGATCGCGGGCACGATCCGCTGCCTGATGTTCGTCCGCCCGGATTCCGCAAGCCGCTGGCCGACTTCGCGGCGTACCGGTCGCAACGGATCGACTGGCGCGCCTGCGGGCAGTTCCGGTGCGCCGAGGTGACCGCGCCCCTGGACTGGGACGTGCCGGATGCCGAGGCGATCACGCTGGCGCTGCGGCAGCGGCCCGCGACCCGGACACCGAAGCTGGGCACGCTGTTCATCAACCCCGGCGGGCCGGGCGAGTCCGGGACGCGACTGGTCGAGTGGTTCCGCGCGACGGGGCTCGAACGCTACGACATCGTCGGCTGGGATCCGCGCGGGACGGGAGGCTCGACGCCCGTGCGTTGTGCGAGCGCGGCCGAGCTCGACGAGCTGCACGAGGTGGACTCCTCCCCCGACAGTCCCGCGGAGTTCGATGAGCTGGTGCAGGCCTGGCGCGGCTTCGGCAAGGCGTGCGCACGCAACAGCGGCCCGCTGCTGGAGGCCGTCACCACCGCCGACACCGCCAAGGACCTCGACCTGCTGCGCGAGCTGGTCGGCGACGAGAAGCTGAACTACCTCGGCTACTCCTACGGCACGATCATCGGGCAGGCCTATGTCGAGCTGTTCGCCGACAAGGTCGGCCGGCTGGTGCTCGACTCGGTCGCGCCGCTCCAGGCCGATGACACCGGCCAGCGCGGCATCGGCGGCGGGGCCACCCAGGTGCAGGGATTCGACGCCTCGATCGGCGCGTTCGCCGACTGGTGCGCAGGCCGGGGCGACTGCGGGCTCGGGGAGAGCCGCGAGGAGGTGCTCGGTGCCGTCACCGACCTGCTGGACCGGCTCGACGCCCGCCCGATCGCGGTCGGCGACCGCCGACTGACCCAGTCGCTCGCCACCACCGGCATCCTCGCCTCGCTCTACCAGGACGCCCGCGGCTGGCCGCAGCTCGCCCTGGCGATCGCCGGCGCGCGCGGCGGCGACGGCCGAGCGCTGCTCGCCGCGGCGGATTCCTACAACGGCCGCGGGCCCAACGGCGCCTACGCGCCCTCCCAGAACGCCTTCTACGCGATCAACTGCGTCGATGCCTCCGATGCCGGCGTGGATCAGGCCCGCGCGGACTATGAGGAGGCGGCGAAGCAGGCGCCGACCTTCGGCAAGTACTTCGGGCCCAGCGTGACCTGTCCGACCTGGCCCGTGCAGGCCGGGATCCCGGTCAGCCAGTTCCATCCGGAGGTGCCGGATTTCCTGGTGGTCGGCGTGACCGGCGATCCCGCGACGCCGTACGCCTGGTCGGAGGGGTACGCCGGTGCACAGCCCGGCGCCACCTTGATCACCCTGGACGGCACCGGCCACACCGCCTACGGGCGCAACGAGTGCGTGAACGCCGCCGTCGTCGACTACCTGGTCCGCGATCGCGTCCCCGGCGGCGGCCTGACCTGCCGCTGA
- a CDS encoding cysteine hydrolase family protein, translating into MTSLTGRPNTALLVIDMQNGVVDGAHQRAGVIDNIAALVDRARAAEVPVVWVRHSDEEMTQGSPEWQIVDELTPADGEPLVGKTYGDSFEQTDLEDVLAERGVGRVVVTGAQTDMCIRSTLHGALVRGYDALLVGDAHTTEDLRPYGVPIGPADAIAYTNAYWDESAAKDRRGGTVSTAEVDFAAKG; encoded by the coding sequence ATGACCAGTCTGACCGGCCGCCCCAACACGGCCCTGCTGGTGATCGACATGCAGAACGGCGTGGTTGACGGCGCCCATCAGCGTGCCGGGGTGATCGACAACATCGCCGCGCTCGTCGATCGGGCCCGCGCGGCCGAGGTGCCGGTGGTGTGGGTACGCCACAGCGACGAGGAGATGACGCAGGGCAGCCCGGAGTGGCAGATCGTCGACGAGTTGACGCCGGCCGATGGCGAGCCGCTGGTCGGCAAGACCTACGGCGACTCGTTCGAACAGACCGACCTGGAGGACGTGCTGGCCGAGCGAGGTGTCGGGCGGGTCGTGGTGACCGGCGCGCAGACCGACATGTGCATCCGGTCGACGCTGCACGGCGCGCTGGTCCGCGGCTACGACGCGCTGCTCGTGGGCGACGCGCACACCACTGAGGACCTCCGCCCCTACGGCGTACCGATCGGCCCGGCCGACGCGATCGCCTACACCAACGCCTACTGGGACGAGTCGGCGGCCAAGGACCGGCGCGGCGGCACCGTCAGCACCGCCGAGGTGGACTTCGCGGCGAAGGGCTGA
- a CDS encoding DMT family transporter — protein sequence MAWLVLIISAVLEAVWATALGHSDGFSRPVPSVIFLVALTLSMLGLGYAMRSIPIGTAYAVWTGFGAALTVGFAMLTGEEPVSVWKVIFLAGIIGCVIGLKLVREPEVPDAS from the coding sequence ATGGCGTGGCTCGTCCTGATCATCAGCGCCGTGCTGGAGGCCGTCTGGGCGACCGCGCTCGGGCATTCCGACGGCTTCAGCCGCCCGGTGCCGAGTGTGATCTTCCTGGTTGCGCTGACCCTGAGCATGCTCGGGCTGGGGTACGCCATGCGCAGCATCCCGATCGGTACCGCCTACGCGGTCTGGACGGGGTTCGGGGCCGCGCTGACCGTCGGCTTCGCGATGCTCACCGGCGAGGAGCCGGTGTCGGTGTGGAAGGTGATCTTCCTCGCCGGCATCATCGGCTGCGTGATTGGGCTCAAGCTGGTCCGCGAGCCGGAGGTGCCCGACGCCTCCTGA
- a CDS encoding CE1759 family FMN reductase, whose amino-acid sequence MKVAVITAGTGSPSSTKLLGDRLGEALLEQTDAELIKIDLREYARDLAGHLVTHVPTPELDQAMADVAGADAVIAVSPIFNGSYHGLFKMFFDALELGTLKDTPTLLAATGGSARHSLAIQNSMLPLFYYLGARVTPTAVFAASADWGDASSELPGRIRRAAGELAQLVDHEPIRERRDEFADVTPFEELLRRA is encoded by the coding sequence ATGAAGGTTGCGGTGATCACCGCCGGCACCGGTTCGCCGTCGTCGACCAAGCTGCTCGGCGATCGTCTCGGCGAGGCGCTGCTGGAGCAGACCGATGCGGAGTTGATCAAGATCGACCTGCGCGAGTACGCCCGCGATCTCGCGGGTCACCTCGTCACCCACGTGCCGACACCGGAACTCGACCAGGCGATGGCCGACGTGGCCGGGGCCGACGCGGTGATCGCGGTCAGCCCGATCTTCAACGGTTCGTATCACGGTCTGTTCAAGATGTTCTTCGACGCGCTGGAGCTCGGCACGCTGAAGGACACCCCGACGCTGTTGGCTGCCACGGGCGGATCGGCGCGGCACTCGTTGGCCATCCAGAACTCGATGCTGCCGCTGTTCTACTACCTCGGCGCCCGGGTCACGCCGACGGCGGTGTTCGCCGCCTCGGCCGACTGGGGCGATGCGAGCTCCGAGCTGCCGGGCCGGATCCGGCGCGCGGCCGGCGAGCTGGCCCAGCTCGTCGATCACGAGCCGATCCGGGAGCGTCGCGACGAGTTCGCCGACGTGACGCCGTTCGAGGAGCTGCTGCGGCGGGCCTGA
- a CDS encoding LLM class flavin-dependent oxidoreductase — MQIGIFTVGDVTRDPTTGTTPSEHERIKATVQIAKKAEEIGLDVFATGEHHNPPFVPSSPTTTLAYIGAQTDKILLSTSTTLITTNDPVKIAEDYATLQHLTDGRVDLMMGRGNTAPVYPWFGKDIRDGIDLAIENYALLHQLWREEVVDWSGKHRTALQSFTATPRPLDGVPPFVWHGSIRSPEIAEQAAYYGDGFFHNNIFWPSSHTKQMVDLYRRRWEHYGHGPARTAIVGLGGQFYMARNSQDAVKEFRPYFDVAPVYGHGPSLEDFSKMTPLTVGSPQQVLERYLGMRDIVGDYQRQLFLVDHAGLPVDTALRQLDLLGEILPELRKGYAEGRPADVPEAPTHASLVAARDEQVRKAAELITEEQAGQDNDESDRVAVQEG; from the coding sequence ATGCAGATCGGGATCTTCACCGTCGGGGACGTCACGCGCGACCCGACCACCGGCACGACGCCGAGCGAGCACGAGCGGATCAAGGCCACCGTGCAGATCGCGAAGAAGGCCGAGGAGATCGGACTCGACGTGTTCGCCACCGGCGAGCACCACAACCCGCCGTTCGTGCCGAGCTCGCCGACCACGACGCTGGCCTACATCGGTGCACAGACCGACAAGATCTTGTTGTCCACCTCGACCACGCTGATCACCACCAACGACCCGGTGAAGATCGCCGAGGACTATGCGACCCTGCAGCACCTGACCGACGGCCGGGTGGACCTGATGATGGGCCGCGGCAACACCGCGCCGGTCTATCCGTGGTTCGGCAAGGACATCCGCGACGGCATCGACCTGGCGATCGAGAACTACGCGCTGCTGCACCAGTTGTGGCGCGAGGAGGTCGTGGACTGGAGCGGCAAGCACCGCACGGCGCTGCAGAGCTTCACCGCGACGCCGCGCCCGCTGGACGGCGTACCGCCCTTCGTCTGGCACGGCTCGATCCGCAGCCCGGAGATCGCGGAACAGGCCGCCTACTACGGCGACGGGTTCTTCCACAACAACATCTTCTGGCCCTCGAGCCACACCAAGCAGATGGTGGACCTCTACCGCCGGCGCTGGGAGCACTACGGCCACGGGCCGGCGCGCACGGCGATCGTCGGCCTGGGCGGGCAGTTCTACATGGCCCGCAACTCCCAGGACGCCGTGAAGGAGTTCCGTCCCTACTTCGACGTCGCACCGGTCTACGGACACGGGCCGTCGCTGGAGGACTTCAGCAAGATGACCCCGCTCACCGTGGGCAGCCCGCAGCAGGTGCTGGAGCGCTACCTGGGCATGCGTGACATCGTCGGCGACTACCAGCGCCAGTTGTTCCTGGTCGATCACGCGGGCCTGCCGGTCGACACCGCGCTGCGCCAGCTCGACCTGCTCGGCGAGATCCTGCCCGAGCTGCGCAAGGGGTACGCCGAAGGCCGCCCGGCCGATGTGCCGGAGGCGCCGACGCACGCCTCGCTGGTCGCCGCCCGCGACGAACAGGTACGCAAGGCCGCCGAGCTGATCACCGAAGAGCAGGCCGGCCAGGACAACGACGAGTCGGACCGCGTGGCGGTCCAGGAGGGCTGA
- a CDS encoding MOSC domain-containing protein: MQILTVNIGRPEPNPYQRSDTTGIGKRPAADRVEVRAPGPRRGGLGSGLVGDHIGDRAHHGGDDQAVYAYAREDLDNWADRLGRDLPNGSFGENLTTREIDVNAAVLGEIWRVGGELELRVTVPRIPCATFRGFMGEPGWLKTFTADAPPGSYFAVVTPGSVGAGDPITVCHRPAHGVTIATAFRAMTTDRPLLREVAAAGDDLSDELRARVAAYRP, encoded by the coding sequence GTGCAGATCCTCACCGTCAACATCGGCCGGCCCGAGCCGAATCCGTACCAGCGGTCGGACACGACGGGCATCGGCAAGCGGCCGGCCGCGGACCGGGTCGAGGTGCGGGCGCCCGGACCGAGGCGCGGGGGGCTCGGCTCGGGCCTGGTCGGTGATCACATCGGGGACCGCGCCCATCACGGCGGCGATGATCAGGCGGTGTATGCCTACGCGCGGGAGGACCTCGACAACTGGGCCGACCGGCTCGGCCGCGACCTGCCCAACGGCTCGTTCGGGGAGAATCTGACCACGCGCGAGATCGACGTGAACGCCGCGGTGCTCGGTGAGATCTGGCGGGTCGGCGGGGAGCTGGAGCTGCGGGTCACCGTGCCGCGCATCCCCTGCGCGACCTTCCGGGGCTTCATGGGCGAGCCGGGCTGGCTGAAGACCTTCACCGCCGACGCCCCTCCGGGCAGCTATTTCGCGGTCGTCACGCCCGGCAGCGTCGGCGCCGGCGACCCGATCACGGTGTGCCACCGGCCCGCCCACGGCGTCACCATCGCCACGGCCTTCCGGGCGATGACCACCGACCGGCCACTGCTGCGCGAGGTCGCGGCGGCCGGCGACGATCTTTCCGACGAGCTGCGGGCGCGCGTCGCGGCGTACCGGCCATGA
- a CDS encoding VOC family protein, with protein MNTESGASADLIAFTIDCSDSSRLARFYADLAGGEVSGEYPEYGYAQASVGPYTLNFQGVESYAAPAWPGQEHPQQFHLDFRVDDVAAATERATGLGASVAAEQPGGEAYRVMLDPDGHPFCLCPPAQES; from the coding sequence ATGAACACCGAATCCGGCGCATCCGCCGACCTGATCGCCTTCACCATCGACTGCTCCGACTCCTCCCGACTCGCCCGCTTCTATGCCGACCTGGCCGGCGGCGAGGTGAGCGGGGAATACCCCGAATACGGGTACGCCCAGGCGAGCGTCGGCCCCTACACGCTGAACTTCCAGGGCGTCGAGTCGTACGCGGCTCCGGCCTGGCCGGGCCAGGAGCACCCGCAGCAGTTCCACCTGGACTTCCGGGTCGACGATGTCGCGGCCGCGACCGAGCGGGCCACCGGGCTCGGCGCGAGCGTCGCGGCGGAGCAGCCCGGCGGTGAGGCGTACCGGGTGATGCTCGACCCCGACGGGCACCCGTTCTGCCTGTGCCCGCCCGCGCAGGAGTCCTGA